From Ascaphus truei isolate aAscTru1 chromosome 20, aAscTru1.hap1, whole genome shotgun sequence, one genomic window encodes:
- the LOC142470851 gene encoding vitelline membrane outer layer protein 1-like: MMLQAVSSLLLLSLFSVGYGQDPTFISVPNGGRWGNWGQVQSCPNGFRAKGFSLKVEGNQRGGDDSALNGIRLHCVSRNNIDENVIQSAEGSWGSWTSTFWCRNSHLISFSLRVESPQGDGDDTAANNIKFKCSDQRELEGTSTSWGTYGDWSQSCRYGICGIQTKVEPNQGKGDDTALNDVQFFCCSN, encoded by the exons ATGATGCTCCAAGCGGTCTcatccctcctccttctctctctcttctcagtaGGATACGGGCAGGATCCCACTTTCATCAGTGTCCCCAACGGAGGTAGATGGGGGAACTGGGGACAAGTTCAATCTTGTCCCAACGGATTCCGTGCCAAAGGATTCTCTCTCAAg GTGGAAGGGAATCAGAGGGGTGGGGATGATTCGGCTCTGAACGGGATCCGGCTGCACTGTGTTAGCAGGAACAATATCGATGAAAATGTAATCCAGTCTGCTGAAGGAAG cTGGGGCTCATGGACCTCCACTTTTTGGTGTCGCAACAGCCACCTCATTTCTTTCTCCTTGAGAGTAGAGTCACCACAGGGGGACGGTGACGACACCGCCGCCAACAACATCAAATTTAAGTGCTCAGACCAACGGGAACTCGAGGGAACGTCAACCTCATGGGGGACATACGGAGACTGGAGCCAGTCCTGCAGATACGGGATCTGTGGCATCCAGACCAAGGTGGAGCCAAACCAAGGAAAGGGGGATGACACGGCCCTCAATGATGTCCAATTCTTCTGCTGTAGCAACTGA